The Oncorhynchus tshawytscha isolate Ot180627B unplaced genomic scaffold, Otsh_v2.0 Un_contig_11336_pilon_pilon, whole genome shotgun sequence genome contains a region encoding:
- the LOC112243821 gene encoding ectonucleotide pyrophosphatase/phosphodiesterase family member 2, with product MGKYKISFKQMFCVLSIVCGSDICSGYVYDRPERSVEEAASSRTDTPSDSPWISTSGSCQNRCFELDEAEPPNCRCDNLCKTYNSCCQDFDEHCLRTEGGFECSKERCGETRKDQHACHCSEDCLAKGDCCTNYKTLCKGDTTWLQDDCEDIRTHECPAGFVRPPLIMVSVDGFRASYMKRGSTVIPNIEKLRACGTHAPYMRPVYPTKTFPNLYTLATGLYPESHGIVGNSMHDPVFDANFNLRGREKLNHRWWGGQPIWITAVKQGVKAGTFFWPVSIPLERRVLTMLQWLHLPDGERPYVYAMHSEQPDTFGHKLGPMSTELNNPLKEIDKIIGQLMDGLKQMKLHRCVNIIMVGDHGMEEAHCDRTEFLSSYMPSTVDDIILIPGSLGRIRSRYPNNPKYDAKSVIANLTCKKTEQHFKPYLKQHLPKRLHYANNRRIEDIHLLVERKWHIARKSPEGGKRHPGKCGFAGDHGYDNKINSMQTIFFGYGPMFKFKTKVPVFENIELYNVMCDLLGLNPAPNNGTHGSLNHLLKSPVHKPTVPEEVSKPTISGPIITLTDDLGCSCDDKNKVEELNQRLRQAVDDSKNLPHGRPAVLFRTKYSILHHSDYISGYSESLSMPLWTSYTVQTEVTPLPEHLTNCVRPDIRIPPGFSQSCSNYKADKQISFAFLYPPQLAPTQDGKFDAVLITNTVPMYPAFKRIWSYFQKTLVKKYAMERNGLNLICGPIFDYDYDGLRDSAEKIKQYGSGSGPIPTHYYCVITSCLDFTQAEDICTGPLSSSAFILPHRSDNDESCSSSEDESKWVEDLMKLHTARVRDVEILTGLDFYRRTSRSYPEILSLKTHMHTYESEI from the exons ctccTTCAGACTCCCCGTGGATCAGCACGTCAGGATCCTGCCAGAACAGATGCTTTGAATTGGACGAGGCTGAACCTCCCAACTGCCGCTGTGACAACTTATGTAAAACCTATAACAGCTGCTGCCAGGATTTTGATGAGCACTGCTTGAGAACAG AGGGAGGTTTTGAGTGCAGTAAGGAGCGCTGTGGAGAGACCAGGAAGGACCAGCATGCCTGTCACTGTTCTGAGGACTGTCTGGCCAAAGGAGACTGCTGTACCAACTACAAAACACTCTGTAAAG GGGACACTACTTGGTTGCAGGATGACTGTGAAGACATTAGAACCCATGAATGTCCGGCTGG GTTTGTCCGTCCCCCTCTCATTATGGTGTCAGTGGATGGGTTCAGAGCCTCCTACATGAAGAGAGGAAGCACAGTGATCCCCAACATCGAGAAACTCA GAGCCTGTGGTACCCATGCTCCTTACATGAGACCCGTGTACCCCACGAAAACGTTCCCCAATCTCTATACTCTTGCAACG GGCCTGTACCCTGAGTCCCATGGCATCGTTGGCAACTCCATGCATGACCCTGTGTTTGATGCCAACTTTAACCTGCGGGGTCGAGAGAAGCTGAATCACCGTTGGTGGGGAGGTCAGCCG ATCTGGATTACAGCAGTGAAGCAGGGGGTGAAAGCTGGCACTTTCTTCtggcctgt GTCCATCCCGTTGGAGAGGAGAGTCCTGACCATGCTACAATGGCTTCATCTGCCAGACGGAGAGAG GCCGTATGTTTACGCCATGCACTCCGAGCAGCCGGACACGTTTGGCCACAAGCTGGGGCCCATGAGCACTGAG CTGAACAACCCTTTGAAGGAGATTGATAAGATAATTGGTCAGCTGATGGACGGCCTGAAACAGATGAAACTCCACCGATGTGTCAACATCATCATGGTGGGAGATCACG GTATGGAGGAGGCTCACTGTGACAGGACAGAGTTCCTCAGCTCATACATGCCGTCCACTGTTGATGACATCATCCTGATCCCCGGCTCCCTGGGCAGGATCCGCTCCAGGTACCCCAACAACCCCAAAT ATGATGCCAAATCTGTTATTGCAAATCTTACA TGTAAAAAGACAGAGCAGCACTTCAAGCCCTATCTGAAGCAACATCTCCCCAAGCGCCTTCACTACGCCAACaacaggagaatagaggacatCCACCTGTTAGTGGAGAGGAAGTGGCATATCGCAAG GAAGTCTCCAGAAGGAGGAAAGAGGCACCCTGGGAAATGTGGTTTTGCAGGAGATCACGGTTATGACAACAAGATAAACAGCATGCAG ACTATTTTCTTTGGATATGGACCTATGTTTAAATTCAAGACCAAAGTGCCAGTTTTTGAAAACATTGAACTTTACAATGTCATGTGTG ACCTGCTTGGCCTGAACCCTGCCCCTAACAACGGGACACATGGCAGTCTGAACCACCTGTTGAAGAGCCCGGTCCACAAGCCCACCGTGCCAGAGGAGGTGTCTAAACCCACCATCTCAGGTCCCATCATTACTCTGACCGATGACTTAGGCTGCAGCTGTGATGACAAG AACAAAGTGGAAGAGCTTAATCAGAGACTGAGGCAAGCTGTCGAtg ACAGCAAGAACCTCCCTCATGGTCGGCCTGCAGTTCTGTTCCGTACTAAATACAGCATTCTACACCACAGTGACTATATCAGTGGGTACAGTGAATCACTGTCTATGCCCCTGTGGACGTCCTACACAGTCCAAACAG AAGTAACCCCTCTACCAGAGCATCTGACTAACTGTGTCAGACCTGACATCCGTATCCCTCCGGGCTTCAGCCAATCCTGCTCCAACTACAAAGCGGACAAACAGATCTCCTTCgccttcctctaccctccac AGCTGGCTCCGACCCAAGACGGCAAATTTGATGCAGTCCTCATCACTAACACCGTACCCATGTACCCAGCATTCAAAA GAATATGGAGCTACTTCCAGAAGACTCTTGTGAAGAAGTATGCCATGGAGAGAAATGGGCTCAACTTGATCTGTGGGCCCATATTTGACTACGACTACGATGGCCTGAGAGACTCGGCAGAGAAAATTAAACA GTATGGAAGTGGTTCAGGGCCCATTCCAACCCACTACTACTGTGTGATAACCAGTTGTCTGGACTTCACCCAGGCTGAGGACATCTGTACTGGACCTCTTAGCAGCTCTGCCTTCATCCTACCACACCGCTCAGACAACGACGAGAGCTGCAGT AGCTCTGAGGACGAGTCTAAGTGGGTGGAGGATCTGATGAAGCTGCACACGGCCCGGGTCCGAGACGTGGAGATCCTCACGGGCCTGGACTTCTACCGTCGGACTAGCCGGAGTTACCCTGAAATCCTCTCACTGAAGACTCACATGCACACGTATGAGAGCGAGATCTAA